The genomic DNA TAAAAGATAAGCAAAGAAGCGTAAATAAAGCAAACGAGCTAGTTTCCAATATACAAAAACCTCAAATCTCGCTTGAACCTTTAAATTTAAAAATCGGAGATAGAGTAAAATATGAAAAAATCAAAGGCGAAATACTTAGTTTAAATAAAAATGAGGCGACTATATTAAGTGATGGATTGAAGCTCCGAGTTCCTATAAATTTGTTAAAAAGAAGCGGAAATCAGCCTAATATTCCGCAAAAAAATATAAATGTAAAAGTACAAAAACCTACAAATGCTAGTGTTGTTATAGATCTGCACGGACTAAGAAGCGAAGAGGCGATAGCTAGGCTTGATAAGTTTATCTCCGATAGTCTTGTAATGGGATTTGACGAGGTTTTGATAAAGCATGGCATCGGTACTGGAAAACTTGCTTACGCAGTAAAAGAGTTCTTAAAAGCCCATCCTAGCGTAAAAGCCTATAAAGACGGTACGCCAAGTGAGGGCGGTTTTGGCTCGAAGGTCGTGAAATTATAATGTTTTGTATATTTTCACAAATAAAACCTATTTTTTTAGATATAATGCAGGAATTTAATAAATAAAATGTTGGATAAAATGTCAAATAAGGTTTTAATAGCGCCTTTAATTCTTATTATTTTTCTTTTTTTAATAGCGAATTTCGCCCTTTTTTATATGAAATTCGTAGAAATTTATGATACGAACGGTACGTCTAATTACTATAAATATAGCAAAAGTACAATTGAGTTCGTAAAAAATTATATAGATGGCGCAAATGATGAAGATAGTATAAATAAAAGACTTAAAAGTCTTGATTTTTTGTATTTAAAAGGTGTGGTTTTAGATATAAACGGTTCTAAATTTGAGACTAAGTATAAATTCGGAAATGATTTGAGCGAATTTGATGTTTTAAGCGAGTACCCGGATGCAAAAGATAAGTTAAAAAACACGAATAATCCGTTTTTTGCTAAAAAAATACTCTTAAATAATAAAGTAGAAATTTCATATATTGAAAAAATAGATGAAAATAGAGCTATCGGGTATGAAAAGATCATGCCTTTTAAAATAAATACTATATATTCAAAAGAGTTTTTAGAATGGTTTTATACAAATATGCTTTTTAGCCTTATCGCAGGAGTTATATTTATGATAACTGCGGTTTGTATAATGCTTAAGTTCTATTTTATGCTGAAAAAGACGATGAGACTAGATAACATAGAAATGAAGCGTATAAATAGACTTTTAGAGATTAAAAATAGAGCCTTAAAAAAAGAGCTTTACATAGATAATCTTACAAATATGCCAAGCAGATATAAGCTTGAAAGAGATATAGCGGACTTAAAGCATCCAAGAATAATCGTCATAGACATAGATGATTTTAGCAATATAAGCGACTATTACGGAGATATGATTGCAAATAGAGTTTTGATAGAAGTATCGTCCGCTATAAAAGAATTTGCAAAGATAAACGGACTTAGCGCTTATAATTTTAGACTTGATAAGTTTGTGCTTTTAGAAGATAGCGAATTTGATATAGATAGATATGAGGCTATAGCAAACGACTTGATAGATAAATTTAAAGGCTATATTATACGTATAAATGATGAATATGGTGAAAATATACTTATAGAAATTTGCTGCAGTATAGGTTTTTGTCTTGATTATAAAGATCCTATTAAAAAGGCTTTGATGGCTTTGAAAAGAGCTAAACAAGAGCATAAAGATTATCTTTGTTATTTTACTTATATGGATACTACCAAAGAGTATATAAGGCGCAAAAGACATTCTCATATAATTAGCAAGGCGATTATGAATAACCAAGTAGTTCCGTATTTTCAACCTATTTTCGATAAAGATAAAAACGTCATAAAATATGAAGCTCTAGTTAGAATAGTAAATAACGAAGATGGAGTTTTGTTGCCTGGTATATTTATAAAAGATTCAAAACTGATAAAAAGATATGCTTACATTACAAAAACTATCATTGAAAAATGCTTTTTACAAGCCAAGCTTAATCCTAATGTTGTTATATCCGTAAATATAAGCATAGGAGATATGATAGATGGGGACGTTAGTGCTT from Campylobacter fetus subsp. fetus includes the following:
- a CDS encoding EAL domain-containing protein, which gives rise to MKFVEIYDTNGTSNYYKYSKSTIEFVKNYIDGANDEDSINKRLKSLDFLYLKGVVLDINGSKFETKYKFGNDLSEFDVLSEYPDAKDKLKNTNNPFFAKKILLNNKVEISYIEKIDENRAIGYEKIMPFKINTIYSKEFLEWFYTNMLFSLIAGVIFMITAVCIMLKFYFMLKKTMRLDNIEMKRINRLLEIKNRALKKELYIDNLTNMPSRYKLERDIADLKHPRIIVIDIDDFSNISDYYGDMIANRVLIEVSSAIKEFAKINGLSAYNFRLDKFVLLEDSEFDIDRYEAIANDLIDKFKGYIIRINDEYGENILIEICCSIGFCLDYKDPIKKALMALKRAKQEHKDYLCYFTYMDTTKEYIRRKRHSHIISKAIMNNQVVPYFQPIFDKDKNVIKYEALVRIVNNEDGVLLPGIFIKDSKLIKRYAYITKTIIEKCFLQAKLNPNVVISVNISIGDMIDGDVSAFIIEKLSEMQVAKQIVFEVLEDENMEDPDRVKSFIDKVRRMGSRIAIDDFGSGYSNFSYILKIKPDYLKIDGSIIKRVSTQEDSYIVVSAIVAFAKKLGIKTIAEFVYNESIFKRCIEIGVDEFQGFYLGEPNDKFID